One window of Akkermansia biwaensis genomic DNA carries:
- a CDS encoding RHS repeat domain-containing protein, with protein MRQGIDGVQTVYTYEAASDHGAVHKVIETVQANGSIVPGQSTKSVQYIAENGTTTRKEQYVHTGEDWSLISTEDYEYDAELKRIKTTKGNGRFSTTEWMCCGPLTETDEDGVVTTYGYNSAKQLVETIRSATETTPETITSYMRDATGRILSTRHDVGAMTTVESTEYDDLGRTISTTDVLGRITRTEYSQNQLAITEVLPSGATLVTKRYYDGAILWAGGTGQREMETQVELTKEGILTTTLSHGVVLSRTLKNGFGQISHQGQPNTHGGFIITRNSYNGKGQLVHSQMEGMAPALTAYNELGNVVRQTVLLDELHPDDPTKNRISESSMCYQIREDGIYQIQTSTTYNAEGLPITQTTETMVSHLDPVLESKVLSTDVYGQQSIQWSEYTAPARRTQFSRIPTSDITAISLVVDGFTINQNDHAGIHSSQECSYTSTGMILKQTDGRGNVTTMETDLSGRNIKTTDAEGNITSTSYLPCCDAVTCIMDALGGTARYSYDIRGRKTAEYGTAVQPACFSYDEADRVIALTTFRAKEEDVTTDPSGRTDGDTTTWLYDVATGLELKKTYADGSFISKTYDDLNRLKTFTKARGIATTYAYAPLTGELISVSHNDATPGWEFTYNHLGQMTSVRDTSGLRKLTYDNYGRMIQDTSFGQAESSIQEKYDAFGRPAGYRLMLGSRTIQHSHLDYGRQGAMIGMNLEGLASPFTWEYDDASGFLNQLSYPNGMVRSNTYHPKLNLLTSIGYEKTQNGQTVAAHQYEYDSLMRPVQRRDSWEAATPVTTRDFTYNSRSELVEDRIGQDGSFSYQYDNIGNRKSARELEEEVSYEANQLNQYTDVTGEAELFTPSFDADGNQTRIKTATGIWEVSYDANNRPVKFTSQDGRTAVTCLYDYQGRRFEKKVTFNESTISHVYYLYRGYLQVAELNMMNPMPVLEKSYLWDPTEPTATRILMMTCWKENGMAAGEHLCFTHDALKNVTSIFDEQQVQRARYEYAPFGALITAQGDMAQENRFRFSCECMDDELELVYYNYRHLNPLDGRWISRDPIAENGGENLYGFVSNSPSVYYDYQGLKNNNSGGAIAINFTHLFGMGSSPSDGYSIDLTLTAFTQDRDCRIRGELFGTVSYRKNMPSTPHQGGGDGFDFSWGAKGAVGWGGPHGSNIPERILNNYGKLPPIPHAQNEISYGYVFNFNSCIPEITSHNLVQLKFDNVVLMYQNDQSWLKKWHPTTDQAWTATFALDIELGKGTICSLLYQQFTGKANLNEKRSLTDTIYHQTPYQESLNWGLGGISIGQGGNSFGFYTDTHAGQDLIHWLIGDKKFKQTDSPRFYFEQQMMIETKKK; from the coding sequence ATGAGGCAGGGTATTGACGGAGTGCAAACCGTCTATACCTATGAAGCCGCCTCCGACCATGGAGCCGTTCACAAAGTGATAGAAACTGTGCAAGCTAATGGAAGCATTGTTCCCGGCCAAAGTACCAAAAGTGTGCAATACATTGCCGAAAACGGCACGACCACAAGAAAAGAGCAGTATGTCCACACGGGAGAAGACTGGTCATTGATTTCCACGGAGGACTATGAATACGATGCCGAGCTCAAGCGAATCAAAACGACGAAGGGCAACGGCCGCTTCAGCACGACGGAATGGATGTGCTGCGGTCCCTTGACGGAAACCGACGAGGATGGAGTAGTGACCACCTATGGCTACAACTCGGCTAAACAACTCGTGGAAACCATCCGTTCAGCCACGGAAACCACGCCTGAAACGATTACCTCTTACATGCGGGATGCCACGGGACGCATTCTTTCGACACGGCACGATGTCGGCGCCATGACGACAGTTGAAAGCACGGAGTACGACGACTTGGGAAGAACTATTTCCACAACGGACGTTCTTGGGCGCATCACCCGGACCGAGTATAGTCAGAATCAGCTTGCCATAACGGAAGTACTGCCTTCCGGCGCCACTCTAGTGACAAAAAGGTACTATGATGGCGCTATCCTTTGGGCAGGAGGAACGGGACAACGGGAAATGGAAACCCAGGTTGAGTTGACGAAAGAAGGCATTCTTACGACTACCTTGTCTCACGGAGTTGTGCTGTCTCGAACTCTTAAAAACGGTTTCGGACAAATCAGCCACCAGGGACAGCCCAATACCCACGGGGGATTCATCATTACCAGAAACTCATACAATGGAAAAGGTCAGCTTGTGCACTCCCAGATGGAGGGTATGGCTCCTGCCCTTACGGCTTACAACGAACTGGGAAATGTCGTGAGGCAGACCGTCCTTCTGGATGAACTCCATCCGGATGATCCCACTAAAAATAGGATATCGGAAAGTTCAATGTGCTACCAAATTAGGGAAGACGGAATCTATCAGATTCAGACTTCCACTACTTACAATGCCGAGGGCCTTCCTATCACCCAGACTACGGAAACCATGGTTTCCCACCTAGATCCCGTGCTGGAAAGCAAGGTCCTTTCTACCGACGTCTACGGACAACAGAGTATCCAATGGTCAGAATACACTGCTCCTGCCCGGCGAACTCAATTCAGCCGCATCCCAACCTCTGATATCACAGCAATATCCCTCGTCGTCGACGGTTTCACGATCAATCAAAACGATCATGCAGGCATTCATTCCTCACAAGAATGCTCTTATACCTCTACAGGCATGATTCTGAAGCAGACGGACGGCCGCGGCAATGTCACCACCATGGAAACCGACCTGTCCGGACGGAACATCAAAACAACAGATGCAGAAGGCAACATAACCTCCACCAGCTACCTGCCCTGCTGCGATGCCGTGACCTGCATCATGGATGCCCTGGGAGGCACTGCCCGCTATTCCTATGACATCCGCGGCAGAAAGACGGCCGAGTACGGCACCGCCGTCCAGCCGGCCTGTTTCTCCTACGACGAGGCTGATCGAGTGATTGCTCTGACTACTTTCCGGGCAAAAGAGGAAGACGTGACTACGGATCCTTCCGGCCGCACCGACGGAGACACCACCACCTGGCTCTACGATGTGGCTACGGGGCTAGAACTCAAGAAGACCTATGCCGACGGCTCTTTCATTTCCAAAACTTACGATGATCTCAACCGTCTGAAAACATTCACCAAAGCGCGTGGCATCGCCACAACCTATGCCTACGCGCCGCTGACCGGGGAACTCATCTCCGTTTCCCACAATGACGCTACTCCAGGATGGGAGTTTACCTACAACCATCTGGGACAGATGACTTCCGTTCGGGACACCTCCGGACTTAGGAAACTCACATATGACAACTACGGCAGAATGATTCAGGACACTTCCTTTGGACAGGCGGAAAGCAGCATCCAGGAAAAATACGATGCCTTCGGACGCCCCGCCGGATACAGGCTCATGCTTGGATCACGCACCATTCAGCACTCCCATCTTGACTATGGCCGTCAAGGTGCCATGATCGGGATGAATCTGGAAGGTTTGGCATCTCCCTTTACTTGGGAATACGATGACGCCAGTGGTTTCCTTAATCAATTGTCCTATCCCAACGGCATGGTCCGCAGCAACACTTACCATCCCAAGCTCAACCTCCTGACCTCCATCGGTTATGAGAAGACCCAGAATGGGCAAACAGTTGCCGCTCACCAGTATGAGTATGACAGCCTGATGCGTCCCGTTCAACGGAGGGATTCCTGGGAAGCCGCCACACCGGTGACCACCAGGGACTTCACCTACAACAGCCGCAGTGAACTGGTAGAAGACCGGATCGGTCAGGATGGGAGCTTCAGTTATCAGTATGACAATATCGGCAACCGTAAGTCCGCCCGGGAGCTGGAAGAAGAGGTATCCTATGAGGCCAACCAACTCAACCAGTACACGGACGTGACTGGGGAGGCAGAACTGTTCACACCCTCCTTCGATGCCGACGGCAACCAGACCAGGATCAAGACTGCAACGGGTATCTGGGAAGTTTCGTATGATGCCAACAACCGCCCTGTAAAATTTACCAGCCAGGATGGACGGACTGCCGTCACCTGCCTCTATGACTACCAGGGCAGACGCTTTGAGAAAAAAGTTACTTTCAATGAATCAACTATCAGTCACGTCTATTACCTGTATCGAGGTTATCTGCAAGTTGCCGAGCTAAACATGATGAATCCCATGCCCGTACTGGAAAAGAGTTACCTGTGGGATCCGACGGAGCCGACAGCCACGCGCATTCTGATGATGACATGCTGGAAGGAAAACGGAATGGCAGCTGGAGAACATCTCTGCTTCACCCATGACGCATTGAAGAATGTCACCTCCATTTTCGATGAACAGCAGGTACAAAGGGCACGCTATGAGTATGCCCCCTTTGGCGCCCTCATCACGGCACAGGGAGACATGGCTCAGGAAAACAGGTTCAGGTTTTCCTGTGAATGCATGGATGATGAACTGGAGCTTGTCTACTACAATTACCGCCATCTCAATCCCCTGGACGGCAGATGGATCAGCCGTGATCCCATTGCTGAAAACGGAGGGGAAAATTTATATGGTTTTGTTTCCAACTCTCCTTCTGTTTATTATGATTATCAAGGGTTAAAAAATAATAATTCCGGAGGAGCTATAGCTATAAATTTCACTCATCTTTTCGGCATGGGTTCTTCGCCTTCTGATGGCTATTCCATTGATCTCACACTCACGGCATTTACACAAGATAGAGATTGCCGAATAAGAGGAGAACTTTTTGGGACAGTATCGTATAGAAAAAATATGCCGTCAACTCCCCATCAGGGTGGGGGAGATGGATTTGACTTTAGTTGGGGTGCAAAAGGCGCCGTTGGATGGGGTGGCCCTCATGGAAGTAATATTCCGGAAAGAATTTTAAATAACTACGGCAAGCTACCACCCATTCCCCACGCACAAAATGAAATATCTTACGGGTATGTATTCAATTTCAACTCCTGCATTCCAGAGATAACATCGCATAACCTGGTTCAATTGAAATTTGATAATGTGGTTCTCATGTATCAAAATGACCAATCATGGTTAAAGAAGTGGCATCCGACAACGGATCAGGCATGGACGGCAACTTTTGCATTAGATATAGAATTAGGCAAAGGCACCATCTGTTCTTTACTTTATCAACAGTTTACGGGGAAGGCTAATTTAAATGAAAAAAGGAGCCTGACAGATACGATTTATCATCAAACACCTTATCAAGAATCATTAAACTGGGGATTGGGGGGAATATCAATCGGACAAGGCGGCAATAGCTTTGGATTTTATACAGATACACATGCAGGACAAGATTTGATTCATTGGTTGATAGGTGACAAAAAATTTAAACAAACCGACTCTCCGCGATTTTACTTTGAGCAACAAATGATGATTGAAACAAAAAAGAAATAA
- a CDS encoding tetratricopeptide repeat protein translates to MIKYIFYLICFFICPLGAAAVHTEFVPQIRQEKNSLAFQLVVDDFSNWKTDFFSVSEKENDAYRLIKDEHIPVVEVVKKLQSLEETGDNCAARALAGMYLQGEKLPYARLDALKILKKAAGRGDKVSKRIIGQMLLDFQYTDFSPVNAFSFLKEAKEGGDPEAAVLFTTACILEDLEEGKESAEKIQELKELSEKGSPLAQMYLLLTRKTLLKQAGKDTGKIDEAMIQLALQSPRLTYIAALNQAGERQKECVEKLVKANHPLGIILKAKTYMADGDWSIAAFMLSRPPVNKMPEAQHQLGAYLFLSFMNQSDPDLKEHLREKFISSLRSAADQHHRKAEYKLASFLMLAGPSLIENYSPQEKMRMVDVLKREALSGDAMAMNNYGYHCLTGFYSRKNLKEAEKWLLKAVQENYVPALTNLALLHAGEFNDGTEGDAPINYKKSIEFLEKAKAMGDADAQRHIDYLKEISSKHQKTKSENL, encoded by the coding sequence ATGATTAAATACATATTTTATCTCATCTGTTTCTTCATATGCCCCCTAGGGGCTGCAGCGGTTCATACTGAATTCGTACCACAAATTCGGCAAGAAAAGAATTCATTGGCTTTTCAGCTTGTTGTTGACGATTTCAGTAATTGGAAAACCGATTTCTTCAGCGTTTCCGAAAAAGAAAATGATGCTTACCGCCTGATAAAAGACGAACATATTCCCGTTGTTGAAGTGGTCAAAAAACTCCAGTCCCTGGAAGAAACAGGAGACAACTGTGCGGCCCGAGCATTAGCGGGTATGTATTTACAAGGAGAAAAACTCCCATACGCCCGGCTTGATGCCCTTAAAATTCTGAAAAAGGCGGCAGGCCGGGGAGACAAGGTGTCCAAACGGATAATCGGTCAAATGCTGCTTGATTTTCAGTACACGGATTTTTCCCCGGTAAATGCATTTTCCTTTTTAAAGGAAGCAAAAGAAGGGGGAGATCCGGAAGCGGCTGTTCTTTTCACGACCGCCTGCATTTTAGAGGACCTCGAAGAAGGGAAAGAATCTGCGGAAAAGATTCAAGAATTGAAAGAACTCTCGGAAAAAGGTTCTCCACTAGCCCAAATGTATCTTCTCCTCACCCGGAAGACACTCCTGAAGCAGGCAGGAAAAGACACAGGCAAGATTGACGAGGCCATGATCCAATTAGCTTTGCAATCTCCTCGCCTGACTTACATTGCAGCCTTGAACCAGGCAGGGGAGCGGCAAAAAGAATGCGTGGAAAAGCTTGTCAAAGCCAATCATCCCCTTGGAATAATTCTAAAGGCAAAAACCTATATGGCAGACGGAGATTGGAGCATAGCCGCCTTCATGTTGTCCAGGCCGCCCGTCAATAAAATGCCGGAGGCCCAACATCAATTGGGAGCGTATTTGTTTCTCAGCTTCATGAACCAATCCGATCCGGACCTCAAGGAACATTTGAGGGAGAAATTCATCTCTTCATTACGGTCTGCCGCCGACCAGCATCACCGAAAAGCGGAGTACAAGCTTGCTTCCTTTTTAATGCTTGCAGGACCATCTCTCATCGAAAATTATTCTCCTCAGGAAAAAATGCGAATGGTTGACGTTTTAAAACGGGAAGCACTGAGTGGGGATGCCATGGCCATGAACAATTATGGTTACCATTGTCTGACAGGTTTTTATTCAAGGAAGAACCTGAAGGAAGCTGAAAAATGGCTGTTGAAAGCAGTTCAGGAAAACTATGTCCCCGCTTTAACCAATCTGGCCCTGCTTCACGCCGGAGAATTTAATGATGGGACCGAGGGAGACGCTCCCATCA